The window gggagagaaaagcgagagaacggggcGCGGCAACGCGCCCGATTGcgtcctccgtctcccccttcAAGAACGTCGTAAGAGGAAATACCCGAATACCGCTGCCTTTCCAAACACAAACAGGACGGTATCTCGACACCGTGTTCTTTCCTTTGCCAAAGAAAAGGGGGCAGTCTTTTGCACAGTTGGAGAtcggcgggagacgcgcgatTGGACCGGGAAAatgaaaaaagaaagaagcgagtCGCGCGTTTCACTTGCCTTCGACATCATTCAGATAGAGAATGGTGGGCCACAGAGTCCGCGTGTTGAAATCGGCAGCTGAACAGCCGTCTGTGTGGGGTCCGAAGTGCGCGCCGTCTGTGTATCTACAGagcgggaaagaggaaaacgggaaaaaacgaTGGAGCGAGACAAGACACAACATACAGCTGGAGAGCCGATGGCACAACGAATCGGCAGCGTGGAGGGCACTAGGAGGCGAGAGAtaaggagggagagactgggaaaagaggggaaaatgtggaaaaagagaccgagaaaaagaagagaacaggggaagatgagaaggagacgagagatagagaacgcgaggaatgccgagcaagagagagagagagtcggaTGGAAACGAACCTCGCAAAAAGGAGATGAGGATTCACGCCACATGCAATCCAATCGCCGACAAGatcgcgttcgcctctttcctcgtcgtccttctcgaTCGTCACTTCTCGAATCACCCAGTCCTTGATTCGCTCCTACGACCCACAACGCGGGAAGAAGCAACAGAAAGAAGTTGAGAAGGCAAGGCAACACCAGAAAACCGGACAAAGAATCCCGTGTGGAAATGgtgggcgagaagaagggacacgaATGTGttcagcagaagaaagacatACACGAAGAACGAGGCGCGACAGAAGCGCCCAAACAAGCGAaacgacgaaaacgagacacagaggaagatgaagaacCTGCAAGCATACAGGAGGATCCTGTCCAGATACAGTATGCCAGAGCAAACTCGGAAGGATAAACGTATCCACTTCGGCACATACAGACCTCATGaccgtatatatatatatattagtGGACATATGTATACGCTATAACATAGAGCAAGGCGGAGGGGTATTATCCTGGGGGTGGCGTACCCAAATAACATCAGCAAGACCAGGATGGTGGATTTCAACCGTATAGGCACTTCTGTATTTGGAGTTTGCAGTGCCTGTGGAATCCCAGTACGTGAATGTTGGGCCTTCCTCGACGCGGCGCCGGAGCCACTCGCATTCGGCAGtcgagaagacgccgtctAGAACAAAAACATCTCGAATTTCTTCAGGAGCAGATGCAGACGGTGAGGCAGCGGACTCGGacgggggagaggaaggctgGGTATGGCCTCTCCAAGGCACCCTGCCGTATCTGTAGATGTCTGTACGGGTAAGGCGTTCTCGCACTTCGTCTGTCCGTCCGTTCGAAATCTGTAGAAATTcctcgagaggaagaacgtcCTCGCCAGAAAACTCCTGTTTGTCCACTACCTTTtgcaggcgcctctcgtTGTCTCCGGCGGCCTCTGCTGTGCTCGACTGGTCCCCCCCCTCGCGTCGCTGCGCCGCTTTGgtgcacacagagaagcgcAAAGCTTCGAGAGCGACGTCAACGTCGGAgcgctcctcctctctgctgtctgaGCAAAGCGGTGCCGCCTCTCTGACGAGATTaccgtcctctcttttctcatGTACTGGGTTTTCGGAGGGCGCAAAGAGGTCGGAGACCGAGCAAGGCTTCACTTCTCGCTCGTGTTCGCATGGAGAAGCGCAAGGCTTCTCGcaacagacagaaaaagctGGCATATCGCGGAAACTGGACGGAAAACTCGACGGGGTGAAGACTCATCTGCCGCTCCAAATCTCCCCTCGATAAATCCCGCACAGGTACCGTGCATCCATTCGCCTGCTTATGGGGAAAACATGCACCAGATTCAATCTGCGAATGCAGATAGATATACACGTTCCCGAATCTGCCGGTCTACAGATGTCGCGGGCTCACGGCTGGAGTTCCGGCGTCAAAATCGGGAACTTTTCCGCGTCAATTTTATTCACttccgaggagacgcgccccGCGCGCGATTTCTTGTAACAAGGGCGCGTGCAGCCCAGCCCCGGAGAGAAATCCAGATCTCCACTGACGCCAGAGATGTGTAAAGAACGTGGTTTAGCTTGGCAGTCTCTCGGGTTTTTACCGGTAAGCGGCAAAATAGCTTTGCTTGCTGCGGCACGTGAGAAGCATGCATGTGCCAGACTTTGCGAACCTCGCAAATTGACCGTCCGCGCTGTCGCGTTCGCGGAACGGCTCTTGCAACAGGTCCATCCAATTTAGCAGAAAAGCGAGCTAGATCCAGAAACTTTGAGCGAATTCTGCGTAGGGAAAGCCCCTCTGCGGTCGTTGGCTCACACGCCGCAAGACGGATGTTTGTTAGAAACGGAGGCAACAGCAACGCTGGTATGTacgcacgtgtgtgtgtcactCGATGGCTCGGTGAGGTGTTTCAGAAGCAACTTCGGCACTAACCCTCGAAAAAGGTAAATATGGACTCGGGCTATTTTGATGTtacgcgaggagagaggcgcgcgcgcgcgaacgAGGCCCATACAACGCCAGGGGAAGAGCTACGTCGTTCCCGCGCTGCGTCAAGTGTGCCTGCAAAAGTGACTGTGacgggagggagagacgcccgtGTTTCCTCAGTCACTGAGGGTTTCCGTCTCGCTGGCAACGGCTATCGTTTTCGCGAAGTGCGCCGCTACCTTCTGCGTTTTCGGTTTTTTACCGTCGCACTGGGAGTGGGAAGAAGCGCCTGGGAGAAGTTTCCCCGTCGGCaggggagggaaagacgGTCCTGTGCCTTCGAGTGAAAGAGAAGTACCTttggaggaggaaaagagccCTCGTCGACAACgcaagagggaaaaacggCAGCCTCAGCTCCATTCCGCGTCTCGTGGCACAGAACTCTCGCTGGAAGGTGTTGCGGGGGTGCGCCACGCGGGGCACCAACCCGCGACAAAGTGCCTCAAAGAGGCGGCGTGTGCGAGGCTGGGCAGCGTTCTCGAGTCCTGTGCAACCCGAGCTGCCGAACTTGGCCTTGTTTTCGCCGGTCCAGAAACGGGCAAGGGCGCACCAGCGTCTGTTTTTGCCTATTGTTGACTGTTTTAGTAGAGCTTGACACTTTTTTGCTTGGCGTGTTTTCCCCTCTAGTCGGTTATTCCGTTCAGCTTGATCATCCTCAGCACGTGCAAAGTCTCCCGTTTCAAGTTAGCGGAGCGAGACCGTGCGAGCCACCAGCGAGGATTCCTTTCCCGCCGCATCTTTCGGTGTGCCCAGCGACGCGCGCTCCATCGCGCTGTCCAGAGTTCCCTGCTACGCATATGCGTCAGTAGTGATGGAGTACTTCGgtcgtctcgcttcttttttctcgaagGAGAAGGCTGGAAAAAAAATGGACGATATggcgtctctttccacgCCAGCGGCGGAGCTGCAGCGGGCCATGAGCGCCCGCAAGCGAGCACGAGGGCAAGATGGCAACTTTGtgttgtctccgttctcgatCATGTTTGTGTTTGCGATGGCCATGCGAGGCGCGAATGGCCCGACGCTTCGTGAAATGCAAAATTTCCTCAAACTCACTTCCCTCCCTGCTCTCCCGAAACTGGACCAAGAGGGCTATTCGCCGGAAGCCGCTCCCCAGCTCGACATGGGgtctcgggtgtacgtacacgaCGAGTTCGAGGGAAACAAGCACTTCCTGGAGTACGTGGACCTGCTTAAGAAAGAATCAGAAGGACAAACCGGGGCAAAAACGATCGATTTTTCGGATGCTGCCAAAGCGGTGGAGGAAATCAACGCGTTTGTCGCGGACCAGACGCACAACCACATCAAGGAACTCCTAAAGGTCCAAGATGTCAACCCCCTGACTCGACTCGTTCTCGTCAGTGCCATGTACTTCAAGAGCGCATGGGCCACGCAGTTCCCTAAGCACAGAACCGACAAGGGTACTTTCCATGCCCTCAAGGAGGGCGCCCTTGTGGAGCAACAAGTGGACATGATGCACACAACTCTGAAGGATTCGCCGTTGGCTGTCAAGATCGACGATTACGTCACTGCGGTTGCGCTGCCGTACACAGACCCGAGCACTGCAATGTACATTATTCAGCCACGTGATGCGCAGCACCTCTCAACGCTCTTCgatgagaagaagagcgccgaACTGGGTAAGAAATGACGGGAAATGCTCCGGAGggcacacagaaaaacacagcACGACACTGGCGAGACAAGACAACGGCCAGGAGAGGGGACGGGGGCTATGGCGCCAGCGAACgtgggagaaagaaggcccAACCGCTCGGACCACCCCAGAAAGGCTTCATATATGTGTAATAGATGTAtaatctatatatatatatatatatataatctGTATCAATTTGTATATGTGCACAAGTTCTTCAGCCTTGGCCTTTTTGCCTTGCGTCCTCTCTCCAATGTTTTTACACAGGGTAGGGTACGGGAAGGCACGCCGCAGAGTCCGTCTGaggtcttctttcctgtgcAGGCGTGTATGAATTTGTCTGTCGTGTGTGGATGTCGCATCTGTACCGACTGTGCGGCTTTTTCGCAAGATCCCCGTGGGGGGTGCTGGAGAAGTCCTGGTTTCCTTGGCGGTGTACTCGTGGGGGTTTCGCGtcatttctctttttccctgtgtgtgtctccttttttaTCTGCGCAGGACTGCCGTACATCGAGTCGATTATCCGAGACATGCGGAGCGACGCGACAGCGGACGAGAACTGGGGGAAGCAGCTGCGCCTGTCGATGCCGAAGTTCAAACTGAATGCACAGGCGAACCGCGAAGACCTCATTCCCCTCTTCAAGGAGGTTCTGGGAATCGATTTGATGTTCGACGTTCAGAAGGCGGACTTCTCCAAGATCACTGGCGGCAGAGATCTGgtcgtctcgtccttcgtgCACGCAGCCGATATCGAGGTCGACGAGAACGGCACGGTCGCGACAGCTGCAACGGCCATGGGCATGATGCTGCGCATGGCGGTGGGGCCCACCAGGACCGTCGACGTCGTTATCAATCGGCCGTTTGTCTTCCAAGTCCGCTACACGCCTCCCTCTGGGAGCGAAGATCGCAGCGACGACTACGTCCTCTTCAGTGGCCAAATCACGGATGTCGCAGCCGCGCAGTAAAGGTTGTGACAAGCGAAGgcaggggaaaaggcgagtcGGTCGTGGTCAGTAGATCCCATACTGAGTCGACTGCCTCGCCGAGGGAGGTgtgaagaaggacgagactcTCCTGCAGAGTGGCGTTTCGTGGAAAGAGCATTGGCACAGCCTTCGTGCGGGGCGTGGTTCTGTCGAGAAGCGCCTTGGAGCGGCGGCAGGGGGAAGATCCTGTGAGGCACGCGTGCCAGCCTctcaggcgacgcaggcacTCGCCCTCGGCCGTGTGTTTGTGCATGGAAACGTAGCAGTGTGGGGGATTTGGCTATGGAAACGACATGCCTCCTATGTAGTGTGTGGAGCCTGAGAGAGGTGGGTGTCGCCTTCGGGGGTTAGGCGGCAGACGAGACGACATTTCTAGAGGAATCCGCCAGGTGAGATGTGTTGCTTTTTTGTGGGTGTGGAAAGCAGTCCAGATCAAAAACAGGCGCTTttgacgcgcgcgcgcgcgccgcgtctgtgtcttgtATCAGATGCGGCGCCAGGTGTACGTGCCATTCCGCAGACTCCCGTGTGGGGCTATAACACGAAGAAATCCGACTTCTCACAAAGTCGCGTTTCCACGAAATTGGGGCGTGACCGGATCGGCTACGTGCCGAAGCACTTCGCTGATGCCTTTCTGCGCCCTTTTTTCTACCTTGGTGTCTCCTCACTACGGCTGCTGTCACGACGGTTTTTGGAGTGGACTCTGTTCACTGGACACATTCTGAGTCGCACCGGCTGCTCTCAGTCGCCCTCCTGCTCGATTACGCAGCTACCTGAGTAAATGTGCATGTCGAGACGCCTAGACAGCTAACGCATATACCTCGCCGCTCATACCCGGTCGAGTTAGAGACACCCTCTACAGCCTTTTCGGAGACTCCAGCTGTTCAGCTGCCGTCCACATCCGTGTACAGCACAGGTCCGGCTCTTCTGTGTGCTCTCGCGTCGCTAGAGGGGTTGAGCGCGTGCCGTGCTGCTCTGTAGCGTGAGCAAGAATCTAGATAAACAGGCCGCCCGTATTGCAAAGGAACAATTGTttccacgtgcatgcatctgcagtTCCGTGTAATCAGTGCAGAGCTCTTTATCGACGTTTCTCGACTTTCTGCAGACTGAGACAGTCCACCTGCCTAGTGTCGTGACCGTactcttccctcttcttggCTCGCTCTCCCGCAAGTCGTGAGGAGATCCCTGCCGTGTACCATTtgtttcccgcctctcgggagttcttccctttccgctGCGAGCCCTCCTGGACAGTGTTTGGCCGCTCGGTGACATCCGAAGGCGTTTTTTCTACTCtggcgcttcttccgctACGCGGgccgccttccctcgctcgtttccgctgctctcgtctcccgtgttgtctcttgctcttcccctttccgtTTGTGCTCTCTGCATATCCTATCTtgttccgcgtctcctcctctccgcgtcgcACCTTCACTGCGCTTCCCTTTAAGCAGCAACGAGGGGGAGGCGTTTCCAAGCTGTTTCCTCGGTTTCGGTGGAGGCGTGCTTCTCGGAAGGTGGCCCGTCCTCTTGTTGAACATTCACAGGCGAACCGTTGAAGGAAGCAGCCAGCGAGAGGAGTTTCTGACCTacttctgcgctctctccacctgcAACGCAACACAAGTCCCAGAGACACGCGTTGCCTTTCACGGAAACGCAcctatacatacaaatatgcatacacctaaatataaatatgtatCCCCCCctctggagacgaagactCTCAGGCTATGCAGATAATCGCGGTGTCTGCATCGCATGGATCCGTTGAAGACGGgtcagagaaagaggaaaaaacgaaggcgaCCTCCGATTTTTCTTGTGAGTCTGTTTTTGTTGCCCGCGGTTTCGCATAAAGACTTGGTTTGCGGAAACCGGTGCACAGTGGCGACGAACACCGTTGTATGCGGCTGCGCCGTTCACAGCCCCTCTCTTCCGATCCTCTCGCGCATCCCCGGTTTCTGTGTCCAGTTTGTTGTTGGCGTCTTGCTTCCGTCAGGCCAAGCGGTTTTGCCTCACCAGGAAGAAACTCCGGAGCAAGTTCGCGAAGGGTCACAGCTACCCGCCGCGAGAAGATGTGGTGCGAGCGAATTGCATGCGTCCAGGTGTATCTGCATGGGCCTTCACAAACCACCAGACTTCGACGTGGGAGCAGAACTCGGATTTCCACGCGAACCCGACCGCACTCAGAcgccaaagaagaagacgatggaagtgaagaaggccccaaagagagagaaggaagtgaCGATTcacgagaggcagaagaagaaacagaggaggcTGACTTTTTCGCAGAACGGCCACAGACAGAATGGGGCGCCGATGCTGGCGAGGCCTGCAAAGCCTCCGGAGAGGCGGCTGACGAAGACGATGGAGACGGAtaagacgacggagacggcgtgTCCTCGCCGTgtcgacagagagagtgaGGCCGTGCTGCCTCGAAGAGCTCGCGAGGGACGCAGAACACGGGGCTGACGAACGAGAGGATTgtcgaggaagcgagcgTGAACGTCACAAGGCGAGGCCCCCACAGCCAGAAATCGTCAAAGTGCTCCTCGATATGAGAGCCGCGACTGGGGACATACTCCAGGAGGCAGAGCTCCACAGGCTGGAAGGTGCTGAGCAGCTTTTTGCGGAAAGCCTGCAGCGTCAAACGCTCGGCGCCTTGCACGCCAGCGCGTTCgactgtacatacactcgaAGCGGCcacaggaaacgggaaagctcgaacagagcgagaggagagaggcggaggcggaggcgacgacggcgagctggaaggcgaggagcaaCCGGAACgcgagcaagaagaggcggggGAACGTTCGTCAGGAtgaagcgcgagaaggcgtttCGTGAAGGGTGGAAATCCATTGAAGAGTCCGAGCTTCAAACGTTTCTTCTTGAAATTCACCTTGGGCCCGAAATCGATTTTCCGCCTTCCCGACTGAGACAGGGCCCAAAAGCCCTGTTCCTtggcgcgcgtctctcttctcggctcgCCCTCCCCTCCGCAGGCCTCCGCTCGCGAGtccccttctcgcgcctgcgtctcctccgtgCCGCCGTCTGCCCATGCGAGaatttccgtctcttcttggGGCTGCAGAGCAtcagggagaagaaaaactcCAAAGGGACCGTCGCCAgggcgctctcgccttccagcGACCAGCTCCGGTCTCGCGTCTGCCCCGGCCATCGGCTGCATCTCGCTCACTCCGCTCCCCCCTTGGGCCCCACAGCCACGGTCTCCACTGATgcctgcgccgccgtcgccgcacAAACCCAGAAGAGACATCAGTTCTTCTTCAAGGTTTTTCATGGACAGTCCTCTCCGTCCCGGACAAGcaggcgccgcaggagacTCAGACGGATCTCGCAGAGACGGTCGCGCGAGtatctctctgctcgccgtGGCCTCTGCTGATCTTCTGCGGCAACTCACGGCGTGGCCCGAAGGCCTACTGGCTGCTgggttctctgtctctttcccgtcgTGGATCTTCTCCGTCGGTTGCTCCTCGCTTGGGCCTTCGTCGCGGGCGTCAGCTGCCCAGCGACATTCTCTGGACGGAGCGTCGGAGAGGACTCGTGCCACAGCTCGTGCAATCGCCTTTCTCGTGAGAACAGGgtgagaaaaaggcagggCGGCGGACGGCTGggcctctgtcttcgccaGCGCCTCAAGAGACGTGCCAAGCGTGCTTGGACAGTCTTGCCTGTCTGTTGCCTCGATTCGCGCGCAGAtgccgaggcggagaaagcgacaagaggccgcttcgcgctcttctctccttgcccctcttcctttctggtCTCCGT of the Neospora caninum Liverpool complete genome, chromosome XII genome contains:
- a CDS encoding Serpin peptidase inhibitor, clade B (Ovalbumin),member 1, like 3, related produces the protein MDDMASLSTPAAELQRAMSARKRARGQDGNFVLSPFSIMFVFAMAMRGANGPTLREMQNFLKLTSLPALPKLDQEGYSPEAAPQLDMGSRVYVHDEFEGNKHFLEYVDLLKKESEGQTGAKTIDFSDAAKAVEEINAFVADQTHNHIKELLKVQDVNPLTRLVLVSAMYFKSAWATQFPKHRTDKGTFHALKEGALVEQQVDMMHTTLKDSPLAVKIDDYVTAVALPYTDPSTAMYIIQPRDAQHLSTLFDEKKSAELGLPYIESIIRDMRSDATADENWGKQLRLSMPKFKLNAQANREDLIPLFKEVLGIDLMFDVQKADFSKITGGRDLVVSSFVHAADIEVDENGTVATAATAMGMMLRMAVGPTRTVDVVINRPFVFQVRYTPPSGSEDRSDDYVLFSGQITDVAAAQ